In one Mauremys mutica isolate MM-2020 ecotype Southern chromosome 3, ASM2049712v1, whole genome shotgun sequence genomic region, the following are encoded:
- the LOC123367097 gene encoding 60S acidic ribosomal protein P1-like isoform X1, with the protein MASSSELACIYAALILHDDEVTVMEDKINALIKAAGVNAEPFWLGLFTTALANIDIGSLICNVGAGGAPAAAAPSGGAAAAGGAAPAEEKKEEKKEESEESDDDMGFGLFD; encoded by the coding sequence ATGGCCTCCAGCTCCGAGCTCGCCTGCATCTACGCCGCGCTCATCCTGCATGACGACGAAGTCACCGTCATGGAGGACAAAATTAATGCACTTATTAAAGCAGCTGGAGTAAATGCTGAACCTTTCTGGCTGGGCCTGTTCACCACGGCTCTAGCTAACATTGACATTGGAAGCCTGATCTGTAATGTAGGAGCTGgtggtgctccagctgctgctgctccttctgggggtgctgctgctgctggtggggctgcccctgctgaggagaagaaagaagaaaagaaagaagaatcTGAGGAATCTGATGATGACATGGGCTTTGGTCTCTTTGACTAA
- the LOC123367097 gene encoding 60S acidic ribosomal protein P1-like isoform X2 has product MASSSELACIYAALILHDDEVTVTALANIDIGSLICNVGAGGAPAAAAPSGGAAAAGGAAPAEEKKEEKKEESEESDDDMGFGLFD; this is encoded by the exons ATGGCCTCCAGCTCCGAGCTCGCCTGCATCTACGCCGCGCTCATCCTGCATGACGACGAAGTCACCGT CACGGCTCTAGCTAACATTGACATTGGAAGCCTGATCTGTAATGTAGGAGCTGgtggtgctccagctgctgctgctccttctgggggtgctgctgctgctggtggggctgcccctgctgaggagaagaaagaagaaaagaaagaagaatcTGAGGAATCTGATGATGACATGGGCTTTGGTCTCTTTGACTAA